The following proteins come from a genomic window of Pirellula staleyi DSM 6068:
- a CDS encoding ABC transporter permease: protein MTLIPYMAIIKDSFREAISSRVLWILLSLITLTHLTFFPLTFLEVQTIGLRYDNVTNWPGLIEEVVRDRNTSSPSPSKHLWSLLSEETRAKMLELKEPKAGSVSEMRSFLGKTREIHGEIAGLIVSDKFYDKAAFSDIAPSIEVLKLRQTEYAKLAANDRQRLNRVAFEGAYPEFVKASSPTSLQLKYFAWDILVPLPVSKSELTQGVLTYLPYLIDKGLLSIGLLVAILVTASIIPQTFEPGSLHLLLSKPISRSLLYLTKFAGGCAFILVSSAYLFLGLWMIFGTRLGIWEHRLLWCIPLYTFVFAVYYSVAALAGLIWRNTIVSIAVVILFWATCFCVGISKDSMLSVISKNRIQKLTEVDGKLMAVDVMNFPAVFDKENNRWKLAMLSKEQEDTRAVVMLLPVPRPSPVLGPVYDPNKQRLILGTTTFRAQGRIVLGEGDPAQSFLYKPGPVAPVNSLALLPTIEGTPLLVSSFGLFEVEGELSEKGNKPLKLLGFTVPLSERGPLREVSPAVSPSWEKPASAAIDEASDELAIYSRGRVIRLERGTARYDVSQEISLEGEPRQVGRLDIAKSGILVGRADGTLYWLDRETLEERQQFTPEGKNQPRLITASPDGNTFAILFEHDKLWLFDAPSATMKRAKVRGQGDISTATFTERGTLLVADRTTRVTEYDLATMKVVASYAPPLEMMEFTYRYVLMPIYTLCPKPGEFYKTVQYLLTEQATQKQGEDEEAAQEPLHPWRPVTSSALFMAVMLAIGCLYIHRQEF from the coding sequence ATGACGTTGATTCCCTACATGGCGATTATCAAAGATTCCTTCCGCGAGGCGATCAGTTCGCGCGTGCTCTGGATTCTCTTGAGCCTCATCACCCTTACGCATCTGACGTTCTTCCCCCTCACGTTTCTCGAAGTGCAAACGATTGGCCTGCGCTACGACAACGTCACAAACTGGCCCGGATTGATCGAAGAGGTGGTGCGCGACCGCAACACTTCGAGCCCGTCGCCATCGAAACATCTCTGGTCGCTTCTCTCGGAAGAGACGCGCGCCAAGATGCTCGAGCTCAAGGAGCCCAAGGCCGGGTCGGTCTCTGAAATGCGCAGTTTTCTCGGTAAAACACGCGAAATCCACGGCGAAATCGCCGGACTGATCGTCAGCGACAAGTTCTACGACAAGGCTGCCTTCTCCGACATCGCTCCTTCGATCGAAGTGCTGAAACTGCGCCAAACCGAGTATGCCAAACTCGCCGCCAACGACCGCCAGCGGCTGAATCGTGTCGCTTTTGAAGGGGCCTATCCCGAGTTCGTCAAGGCGAGTTCTCCGACGTCGCTGCAGCTGAAATATTTCGCATGGGATATCCTGGTCCCCCTGCCGGTCAGCAAGTCGGAGCTGACCCAAGGGGTCCTCACCTACCTCCCGTACCTGATCGACAAAGGACTCCTCTCGATCGGGTTGCTGGTAGCGATCTTGGTCACCGCGTCGATCATTCCGCAAACGTTCGAGCCCGGTTCGCTGCACCTGCTGCTGAGTAAACCGATCAGCCGCTCGCTGCTCTACCTCACCAAATTTGCCGGTGGCTGCGCGTTCATTCTTGTCTCGAGCGCTTATCTATTCCTGGGCCTGTGGATGATTTTTGGGACGCGCCTCGGCATTTGGGAACATCGACTCCTGTGGTGCATTCCGCTCTACACGTTTGTGTTTGCGGTCTACTACAGCGTCGCGGCCCTGGCGGGACTCATCTGGCGCAACACGATTGTCTCGATCGCGGTTGTCATTCTGTTTTGGGCGACATGCTTTTGCGTCGGCATCTCGAAAGACAGCATGCTGTCGGTCATTTCGAAGAATCGAATCCAGAAACTCACTGAAGTCGATGGCAAACTGATGGCCGTCGACGTGATGAATTTTCCGGCCGTGTTTGACAAGGAAAACAACCGCTGGAAACTCGCCATGCTCTCCAAAGAGCAGGAAGATACGCGGGCCGTGGTGATGCTGCTGCCAGTCCCGCGCCCTTCGCCTGTTCTCGGACCAGTCTACGACCCGAACAAGCAGCGGCTGATCCTCGGCACCACCACGTTTCGAGCGCAAGGGCGCATCGTGCTGGGAGAAGGTGACCCGGCCCAGTCGTTCCTCTACAAGCCAGGCCCTGTAGCGCCGGTGAATAGCCTCGCGCTGCTCCCCACCATCGAGGGGACACCGCTGTTGGTCTCGAGCTTTGGCCTCTTCGAAGTCGAAGGGGAACTGAGCGAAAAGGGGAACAAGCCGCTGAAGCTGCTCGGATTTACCGTGCCACTTTCGGAACGCGGACCACTCCGCGAAGTGAGCCCGGCCGTCTCGCCGAGCTGGGAAAAACCAGCCTCGGCGGCGATCGATGAAGCGAGCGACGAACTGGCCATCTACTCGCGAGGTCGTGTGATTCGTCTCGAGCGCGGCACGGCGCGCTATGATGTCTCGCAAGAGATCAGCCTCGAGGGAGAACCGCGTCAGGTGGGACGACTCGACATTGCCAAGAGCGGCATTCTCGTCGGTCGCGCCGATGGAACACTCTACTGGCTCGATCGCGAAACGCTCGAAGAGCGGCAGCAGTTCACGCCGGAAGGAAAAAATCAGCCTCGCTTGATTACCGCGAGCCCCGACGGCAATACGTTCGCCATTCTCTTCGAGCACGATAAGCTCTGGCTCTTCGACGCGCCGAGCGCCACGATGAAGCGGGCGAAAGTGCGCGGCCAAGGAGATATTTCGACAGCCACGTTCACTGAGCGCGGCACGCTGCTGGTGGCCGACCGCACGACGCGCGTCACCGAGTATGACCTGGCGACGATGAAGGTGGTTGCCAGCTATGCCCCACCGCTCGAGATGATGGAGTTCACCTATCGCTATGTGCTGATGCCGATCTACACACTTTGCCCCAAGCCGGGGGAGTTTTACAAAACGGTGCAGTACCTGCTGACCGAGCAAGCGACGCAGAAGCAAGGGGAAGACGAAGAAGCAGCGCAAGAGCCACTGCATCCGTGGCGCCCCGTGACCAGCAGCGCTCTGTTTATGGCGGTGATGCTGGCGATCGGTTGCCTCTACATTCACCGCCAAGAGTTTTAG